One window from the genome of Cryptomeria japonica chromosome 6, Sugi_1.0, whole genome shotgun sequence encodes:
- the LOC131077609 gene encoding disease resistance protein Roq1, producing MASSSSTIASPKLYDVFISHRGPDVKKTLAKQLYHLLQERGCRAFLDREVIQGGDSIPFAIGNAICSSLVQIAIFSKGYAQSKWCLDELVLMLQEQPDALFIPVFYDVEPKELRSTDRGPYAEAFSCYQSKEKYLDKVKVWKEAFAAAADISGYEFSHFSYQDNLCENIVSRVQQAVQDRKNRVMLDVAKFPVGLPELVKDFERSCSEIKIKVTRAGIYGLGGSGKTTLAKELFNRKRSGYHKSCFLSDVRESHAKGELHCLQNQLLKDLFPEEPEIKDLEISNVDHGIGKLKDLLERARNLNFLIVLDAIDHRDQLDALLPEGMLSSSSLVIITTCDQSMLTGADIRYKMKGLNRDRAKDLFCSHAFHRRDPPIAHEKLIESFLEFCGGLPLSLKVLGAHLYGRDEYYWELQLKKVEKIPPKDIIERLKISFDGLDQEEKQIFIDIACLFNKKNKVELKSTAISIWKASGWSAEHAVQTLQDKCLVEVDSNKFEMHDHLRDLGRQMANELGPPRLWRPDTLKDMEGKGFKVILAETKGRCFHSFQDSSLKCRITYFVGNSNDSAETELLWLKIVKLKGIPSWIPLRKLQYLSVCRVEEMWSTFQQQLQTKPQASFELRKLQILYSPSLQKLPDLIGMFNNLEELEVGSSLLEYIRNSDITSLLESLKQLSNLRSLKLWCQRCDNFNRNLNLSCERLDFIWDLNLWRGYHNDRQLSNLRLGASTSSRMTSLETIFFSRLANLSKLLISGEICPKLRSLTVEWMWNLNEMDLKQLERLNTLEVCDCDNLETISGLSSLSGLHSLKVKDCPKLVTISRLSSGLQSLTVRGCHKLETIPELSSIKGLQSFMVEDCPNLETIAGFSSGIQSLTVKVCHKLETISGLSSGKGLQSLTVEHCPKLKTISGLSSGLQSLIVKVCHKLETISGVSSVKGFPFLKVEDCPQLEIISGLFSGLQSLKVKVCHKLETISGLSSVTGLQSLKMEDSPKLESISGLSSLVGLQSHGVKNCSK from the exons ATGGCTTCCTCCTCCTCAACGATTGCATCTCCTAAATTATATGATGTATTCATCAGCCACCGAGGACCTGATGTCAAGAAAACCCTTGCTAAACAACTCTATCACCTTCTTCAAGAAAGAGGGTGTCGGGCATTTCTAGATCGTGAAGTGATACAAGGGGGGGATTCTATTCCTTTTGCTATTGGCAATGCCATTTGCTCATCTCTTGTGCAAATTGCCATATTTTCCAAAGGATATGCACAGTCAAAGTGGTGTTTAGATGAGCTTGTTCTTATGTTACAAGAGCAACCTGACGCCCTGTTTATTCCTGTGTTCTACGATGTGGAACCTAAGGAACTTCGTTCCACAGACAGGGGACCATATGCTGAGGCATTTTCTTGTTATCAAAGTAAAGAAAAGTACCTCGACAAGGTGAAGGTTTGGAAAGAGGCCTTCGCAGCTGCTGCAGACATATCTGGTTATGAATTTAGCCATTTCTCATATCAAGA CAATTTGTGTGAAAATATTGTGTCTCGTGTGCAACAAGCGGTGCAAGATAGGAAAAATAGGGTAATGTTAGATGTTGCGAAATTCCCGGTTGGGCTTCCTGAACTTGTCAAAGATTTTGAAAGAAGTTGTTCAGAGATAAAGATAAAGGTCACGAGAGCAGGTATCTATGGACTTGGGGGATCTGGGAAGACCACCCTGGCAAAAGAATTGTTTAACAGGAAGCGTTCAGGATATCATAAATCATGTTTTCTCTCTGATGTGAGAGAATCCCATGCCAAAGGTGAACTGCATTGCTTGCAAAATCAGCTCTTAAAAGATCTTTTCCCTGAAGAACCAGAGATTAAAGATCTAGAGATTAGCAATGTAGACCATGGAATCGGAAAGCTCAAGGATCTTCTGGAAAGAGCAAGGAATTTGAATTTTCTTATAGTCCTTGATGCTATCGATCATCGAGACCAGTTAGATGCCCTGTTACCTGAAGGTATGCTGAGCTCTAGTAGCCTGGTAATTATTACAACTTGTGACCAAAGTATGTTAACGGGTGCAGATATCCGTTATAAGATGAAGGGATTGAATAGGGATCGGGCAAAAGATCTCTTCTGTAGTCATGCTTTCCATAGACGGGATCCACCCATTGCACATGAGAAGTTGATTGAAAGCTTCCTGGAATTCTGTGGAGGTTTACCCCTCTCACTCAAAGTTTTGGGTGCCCATCTTTATGGTAGGGATGAGTATTACTGGGAGTTACAATTGAAAAAAGTTGAGAAAATCCCGCCTAAAGATATAATTGAAAGACTTAAAATTAGCTTTGATGGTCTGGACCAAGAGGAGAAACAAATATTTATAGATATTGCTTGTTTATTCAATAAGAAAAACAAAGTTGAGTTGAAAAGTACAGCTATATCAATCTGGAAGGCGTCCGGTTGGAGTGCTGAACATGCAGTTCAAACGTTGCAAGATAAATGCCTAGTCGAAGTGGATTCTAACAAATTTGAAATGCATGATCACCTCCGCGATCTGGGAAGACAAATGGCAAATGAGTTGGGGCCTCCTCGGCTGTGGAGACCAGACACTTTAAAGGATATG GAAGGGAAAGGATTTAAAGTAATCCTAGCAGAAACAAAAGGAAGGTGTTTTCACTCGTTCCAGGATTCGTCCCTCAAATGCAGGATTACTTATTTTGTAGGGAATTCAAATGATTCTGCTGAGACTGAGCTTCTGTGGCTTAAAATTGTCAAATTAAAAGGCATTCCTTCGTGGATTCCTCTGAGAAAATTGCAATATTTATCTGTTTGCCGCGTGGAAGAAATGTGGAGCACTTTTCAGCAACAGTTGCAGACCAAACCCCAG GCCAGTTTCGAGTTGAGAAAGCTGCAGATTTTGTACTCTCCCTCGTTGCAAAAGCTTCCAGATTTAATAGGAATGTTCAATAATTTGGAAGAATTAGAAGTAGGGAGCTCACTCCTAGAATATATCAGGAATAGTGATATAACATCCCTTCTAGAATCACTTAAACAACTTAGTAATCTCAGATCATTGAAATTGTGGTGTCAACGCTGCGACAACTTCAATAGGAATTTGAATTTGTCGTGTGAGCGCCTTGACTTCATTTGGGATTTGAATTTGTGGCGTGGATACCACAATGACAGACAACTTAGTAATCTTAGATTGGGGGCTTCTACGAGCAGCCGCATGACTAGCCTTGAAACCATATTTTTTAGCAGATTAGCTAATCTTTCAAAGTTGCTAATTAGTGGAGAGATTTGTCCCAAACTTCGATCATTGACAGTTGAATGGATGTGGAATCTAAATGAAATGGACTTAAAGCAGCTAGAGAGACTGAATACTCTTGAGGTGTGTGACTGTGACAATTTGGAAACAATATCAGGGTTATCTTCTCTATCAGGGCTTCATTCTCTTAAAGTGAAGGATTGTCCCAAATTGGTAACAATATCAAGGTTATCTTCTGGGCTTCAATCTCTTACTGTGAGGGGTTGTCACAAATTGGAAACAATACCAGAGTTATCTTCTATAAAAGGGCTTCAATCTTTTATGGTGGAGGACTGTCCCAATTTGGAAACAATAGCAGGGTTTTCTTCTGGGATTCAATCTCTTACTGTGAAAGTTTGTCACAAATTGGAAACAATATCAGGGTTATCTTCTGGAAAAGGGCTTCAGTCTCTTACAGTGGAGCATTGTCCCAAATTGAAAACAATATCAGGATTATCTTCTGGGCTTCAATCTCTTATTGTCAAGGTCTGTCATAAATTGGAAACAATATCTGGGGTATCTTCTGTAAAAGGTTTTCCATTTCTTAAAGTGGAGGATTGTCCCCAATTGGAAATAATATCAGGGTTGTTTTCTGGGCTTCAATCTCTTAAAGTGAAGGTTTGTCACAAATTGGAAACAATATCAGGGTTATCTTCTGTAACAGGGCTTCAGTCTCTTAAAATGGAGGATTCTCCCAAATTGGAATCAATATCAGGATTATCTTCTCTAGTAGGGCTTCAGTCTCATGGAGTGAAGAATTGTTCCAAATGA